The following coding sequences lie in one Candidatus Sericytochromatia bacterium genomic window:
- a CDS encoding serine/threonine-protein kinase, producing MALTTLTPSTAPSLLAIAWRRAVADDGTPFERLLSRLCLVEQSQRYLFAVLAARQCGAGLPPGQRVTALYRALRAPSLEAWGLANQELAEALVGVDDLESSLRPLVDLYVIDEAFRTASVQLHDIWRMMAPEAGWPANQAGRAEHLLREGEQAFQFFLTGIAVAGGLTPLWLQRKDRGTQGETTAGVWVLQGMQPRRLTLSLSDGWHAIPTRSTFLLLEGGRVLSLGPFVCTLQPRADEPPKTCLLSGWDEADKAFTYSDSVTDASLTLLPQEYANVPEDLEHLHQLNFGFRMRTIPASLATAIGVALATPAVEGAAPGGEPKPALPGARESSMPVREVRETGESPPQVLRRDLADQASSSDLLLRCYAPQPVASAYARAVHPGSDSREALGWQLGFVDVAIRFLLAVLTAQRIGLGLKPGRDFEQLRRKFTGPSLGDFCRAAEETARSLNGHPIDSRLQELVALYLGSSVDGSADGRSEFALHLQALVELRNQMVHQGATCLPPETMAESALAEAADRIKAVCVALRVLRHHPILYVESSKRRPDQSTTVVLRRFAGLTPDRVEVVLPRGEQLPDEQPFLLLDSGAVLLLAPFVAVGPSERTGFRETRMLYKWDLSSRLMEYDPADGGERAPLRGAVPIGFEEAIAKLAPTAAETIWEGAVAPERVEALRGAPHEEGLPRFPGYHLERRIGAGTSSSVYLGKATDGSAGQVAIKVLNRAVREDRSQLERLAREYRLLCLHPHPHIVQMYDMLTNPLPALVMEYIDGEDLGQRVARGALAPEMAVQIGMEVLDALESVHAHGIFHRDIKPANVLLDARGRARLIDFGTAKVVGEARLTMPSDVLGTLAFSAPEQLERGIVSAASDLYAVGRLLSFMTAGRITSPGAPALPGFPELEAVIRRATAAQPAERWESASAMRQALAALPGSAGSPLPLQVGDRVGGRLIIRATHGAVAQTRLFEAEEEGTGELVNLAIAGPRPEDRAPLLAVCQRGSRQLLRELGLQMRSDQGGLLLAVFDAGMQARQALARAVGAEAGG from the coding sequence ATGGCGCTCACGACACTCACCCCCTCCACGGCCCCCTCGTTGCTGGCAATCGCTTGGCGTCGCGCCGTCGCCGACGATGGCACGCCGTTTGAGCGCCTGCTCTCAAGGCTTTGCCTGGTCGAGCAATCGCAGCGCTATCTCTTCGCCGTGCTGGCAGCGCGCCAGTGTGGTGCCGGTTTGCCCCCAGGCCAGCGGGTGACGGCTTTGTATCGGGCGCTCCGTGCCCCCTCGCTGGAGGCTTGGGGCCTGGCGAATCAAGAGCTTGCGGAAGCTCTGGTGGGGGTGGACGATCTTGAGTCGTCGCTCAGACCGCTGGTGGACCTCTACGTCATCGACGAAGCCTTTCGGACTGCATCCGTTCAGCTTCACGATATCTGGCGCATGATGGCGCCGGAGGCAGGATGGCCTGCCAATCAGGCAGGGCGCGCTGAGCACTTGCTGCGGGAAGGCGAGCAGGCGTTTCAATTTTTTCTGACTGGCATCGCCGTGGCTGGTGGGCTGACGCCCCTCTGGCTGCAACGAAAGGACCGAGGGACCCAAGGGGAGACAACTGCTGGGGTATGGGTACTCCAGGGTATGCAGCCTCGGCGGCTGACACTCTCCCTTTCTGATGGTTGGCACGCCATTCCGACGCGCTCCACGTTTTTGTTGTTGGAGGGGGGGCGTGTCCTATCGCTTGGGCCCTTCGTCTGCACGCTGCAGCCCAGGGCCGACGAGCCCCCCAAAACTTGTCTTTTGTCCGGCTGGGACGAGGCGGACAAAGCGTTTACCTATTCGGACTCCGTCACGGACGCGTCTTTGACCTTGTTGCCCCAGGAGTACGCCAACGTGCCCGAAGATCTGGAGCACCTTCACCAGTTGAATTTTGGGTTTCGGATGCGCACCATCCCGGCGTCGCTGGCCACTGCGATCGGGGTGGCGCTCGCCACGCCAGCGGTGGAAGGGGCAGCCCCGGGGGGCGAGCCTAAGCCTGCTTTACCGGGGGCCCGAGAGAGTTCCATGCCTGTTCGGGAGGTGCGTGAGACGGGTGAGTCTCCGCCGCAAGTCTTGCGGCGTGACCTCGCCGATCAGGCAAGCTCTTCAGACCTTTTACTGCGCTGTTATGCGCCTCAGCCCGTGGCGTCTGCCTATGCCCGCGCCGTTCATCCGGGCAGTGATAGTCGGGAAGCACTCGGTTGGCAGCTTGGTTTTGTGGATGTGGCCATCCGCTTTTTGCTGGCAGTGCTGACGGCTCAGCGCATCGGCTTGGGGTTGAAGCCTGGAAGGGACTTCGAGCAGCTACGGCGCAAATTCACTGGACCAAGCTTGGGGGATTTCTGTCGGGCCGCCGAAGAGACGGCACGTTCGCTGAATGGGCACCCCATCGATTCCCGCTTGCAGGAACTCGTGGCGCTTTACCTGGGCTCGTCTGTGGATGGCTCTGCTGACGGCCGCAGCGAGTTCGCCCTGCACCTTCAGGCGCTGGTGGAATTGCGGAATCAGATGGTGCATCAGGGGGCCACATGTCTGCCGCCTGAAACGATGGCCGAGAGCGCCCTGGCGGAGGCGGCAGACCGCATCAAAGCTGTTTGTGTGGCGCTGCGGGTGTTGCGTCACCATCCGATTTTGTACGTAGAAAGCTCCAAACGCCGCCCGGACCAGTCGACGACGGTGGTGCTCAGGCGCTTTGCCGGCCTGACCCCCGATCGGGTCGAAGTGGTGCTGCCGCGCGGGGAGCAACTTCCCGATGAACAGCCCTTCTTGCTGCTCGACTCCGGTGCGGTGCTTTTGCTGGCGCCTTTCGTGGCTGTGGGGCCCAGTGAGCGCACCGGCTTTCGTGAAACCCGCATGCTCTACAAGTGGGACTTGTCCTCGCGATTGATGGAGTACGATCCGGCTGACGGTGGCGAGCGCGCACCGCTCCGGGGGGCGGTCCCGATTGGTTTCGAAGAAGCGATAGCCAAGCTTGCTCCCACAGCGGCGGAGACGATCTGGGAGGGCGCCGTCGCTCCTGAACGTGTGGAGGCTCTGCGCGGAGCGCCCCACGAAGAAGGGTTACCTCGATTTCCTGGCTATCACCTCGAACGCCGAATTGGCGCAGGTACCAGCAGCTCCGTGTATCTGGGTAAAGCCACGGACGGCTCGGCCGGGCAGGTGGCCATCAAAGTGTTGAACCGTGCGGTTCGAGAGGACCGAAGCCAGTTGGAGCGATTGGCTCGCGAGTATCGCCTGCTCTGCCTGCATCCTCATCCTCACATCGTGCAGATGTACGATATGTTGACGAATCCGCTGCCAGCGCTGGTCATGGAATACATCGATGGTGAGGATCTGGGCCAGCGGGTCGCGCGGGGGGCATTGGCCCCTGAAATGGCTGTGCAGATTGGTATGGAGGTGTTGGACGCGCTGGAAAGCGTTCACGCCCACGGGATCTTCCACCGGGACATCAAGCCGGCCAACGTGTTGCTGGATGCCCGCGGCCGCGCGCGCCTGATCGATTTCGGAACGGCCAAGGTTGTGGGGGAAGCCAGACTGACGATGCCCTCCGACGTGCTGGGCACGTTGGCCTTTTCAGCGCCGGAGCAGCTCGAGCGTGGTATCGTGAGCGCGGCGAGCGACCTTTACGCGGTCGGAAGGTTACTCAGTTTCATGACGGCAGGCCGCATCACCTCACCCGGGGCCCCAGCCTTGCCTGGTTTCCCTGAACTGGAGGCGGTAATCCGTCGGGCCACGGCTGCCCAGCCTGCGGAACGCTGGGAGAGTGCCAGCGCCATGCGGCAGGCCCTGGCTGCCTTGCCAGGGAGCGCCGGAAGCCCGCTGCCGCTTCAAGTGGGCGATCGCGTTGGGGGCCGACTGATCATTCGAGCCACTCACGGCGCGGTCGCCCAGACGCGCTTGTTCGAAGCGGAGGAGGAGGGCACAGGGGAGCTCGTGAACTTGGCCATCGCGGGGCCGCGCCCTGAGGACCGAGCGCCGCTATTGGCAGTCTGCCAGCGCGGTTCTCGCCAACTGTTGCGAGAACTAGGGCTGCAGATGCGTTCGGATCAG
- a CDS encoding alpha-ketoglutarate-dependent dioxygenase AlkB: protein MTNGQQMSLFSGLGPRHLNLPDATIWYQAGFIAPFEARGYFERLQAHVAWRSEHLVAYGKQMPIPRLTAWYGDPGAFFTYSRIHNSPLDWTDDLTKLRCAVEQATQHRFNGVLLNLYRDGTDSIAWHSDNEREFGEQPVIASLTFGATRKFRLRHKSREDLEVVELPLEDGSLLVMAGETQRHWEHEIRKSKTVTGPRINLTFRLVLTR from the coding sequence ATGACGAATGGTCAGCAAATGTCACTGTTCAGCGGCCTGGGGCCTCGGCATTTGAACCTGCCGGATGCCACCATTTGGTACCAAGCGGGTTTCATCGCGCCGTTCGAGGCGCGGGGCTATTTTGAACGCCTCCAAGCACACGTTGCGTGGCGAAGCGAGCACTTAGTGGCCTACGGCAAACAGATGCCAATACCGAGGCTGACTGCTTGGTATGGCGATCCCGGCGCATTCTTTACCTATTCGCGCATTCACAACAGCCCCTTGGATTGGACGGATGATCTCACGAAACTGCGCTGCGCAGTAGAGCAAGCGACCCAACACCGTTTCAATGGGGTGCTGCTCAATCTGTACCGGGATGGCACGGACAGCATCGCCTGGCACAGCGATAATGAACGGGAATTTGGGGAACAACCGGTCATCGCCTCACTGACCTTCGGAGCCACGCGCAAATTTCGCCTGCGGCACAAGTCGCGCGAGGATCTGGAGGTCGTCGAACTTCCCCTCGAAGACGGCAGCCTGCTGGTAATGGCCGGGGAGACCCAACGCCACTGGGAACACGAAATTCGAAAATCCAAGACGGTCACGGGGCCACGCATCAATCTGACGTTCAGACTCGTCCTTACGCGTTGA